From Microplitis mediator isolate UGA2020A chromosome 11, iyMicMedi2.1, whole genome shotgun sequence, one genomic window encodes:
- the LOC130677776 gene encoding transmembrane protein 165, producing the protein MINYLSKMFKLNKLSTSTIIIFTIIYFNPIKVTFAEEFPHDIEKSYQGTTEDSSNPDPKITSPGNLGFIHAFIASLSVIIVSELGDKTFFIAAIMAMRHPRLTVFTGAIAALALMTILSVIFGYAATIIPRAYTYYISTALFALFGLKMLKDGYYMAPTEGQEELEEVQLDLRKREDEYEKEEIVTTIQDPETGVIKKTKVKPWMLISRIFLQAFSLTFLAEWGDRSQLTTIILAAREDVYGVIVGGVLGHSLCTGLAVLGGRMIAQKISVRTVTIIGGIVFLIFALTALFVSPTEST; encoded by the exons atgataaattacctgtcaaaaatgtttaaattaaataaattatccaccagtacaattattatttttacaattatttattttaatcccaTAAAAGTAACATTCGCTGAAGAATTTCCTCATGACATAGAAAAATCTTATCAAGGCACCAcagag gACTCTAGTAATCCGGATCCTAAAATAACAAGTCCAGGTAATTTAGGATTCATCCATGCATTCATAGCATCACTTTCGGTGATAATTGTATCAGAACTTGGTGAcaagacattttttattgctgCTATTATGGCTATGAGGCATCCAAGGCTAACAGTTTTCACTGGTGCAATAGCAGCTCTTGCTCTCATGACCATTCTGTcag taatATTTGGATATGCAGCAACAATAATACCACGTGCGTACACATATTACATATCCACGGCATTGTTCGCATTGTTTGGGttaaaaatgttgaaagaTGGTTACTATATGGCACCGACAGAAGGGCAGGAAGAGTTAGAAGAAGTTCAGCTGGACTTGAGAAAGCGGGAGGACGAG TATGAAAAAGAAGAAATTGTGACGACAATCCAAGACCCAGAGACGggtgttattaaaaaaactaaagttaAACCGTGGATGCTGATTTCCCGGATATTTTTGCAAGCGTTTTCATTAACGTTCTTGGCTGAATGGGGAGACAGATCTCAACTTACGACAATTATTCTTGCCGCGCGagag gaTGTCTATGGTGTTATCGTGGGCGGTGTTCTTGGACACTCACTGTGTACTGGATTAGCTGTTTTAGGCGGTCGAATGATTGCCCAGAAAATATCCGTCCGAACag tAACAATAATCGGCGGAATAGTCTTCCTTATTTTCGCACTGACTGCGCTCTTTGTAAGTCCGACAGAGAGCAcgtga